One genomic segment of Penaeus chinensis breed Huanghai No. 1 chromosome 13, ASM1920278v2, whole genome shotgun sequence includes these proteins:
- the LOC125031717 gene encoding putative E3 ubiquitin-protein ligase UBR7 translates to MAEGEGSGTVTPAEEEEESGISMVEVLEEEQERELDAAAVLGASDDTSCTYDQGNMKRQALYACMTCCPADSELLAGVCLACSYHCHEDHELVELYTKRHFRCDCGNSKFSQNPCKLLKDKLPENPENHYNHNFRGSYCTCQRPYPDPEDTVEDEMIQCCVCEDWYHGRHQGGKTPPDSEFAEMICSQCLTKHDFLAHYLGLTVSVVKSEDSKASVDVETGAEKSTKKDTSETVKSEENEPKSGKKVAKEEEKADDNANVKKCESAECKLKTLAKQELPDGAGFFTMNWRKQLCTCEECKAKYKSEGVIFLLDEEDTVSFYEESGKTHQRSHSAPVQRELEALSSLDRVVRTEMVHEYNTLSSSLREYLRKFAENKKVVRDEDIREFFSQLTANKKQRPGSSVQLFCK, encoded by the exons ATGGCTGAGGGCGAAGGGAGCGGCACAGTGACACccgcggaagaggaagaggagtcggGCATCTCGATGGTAGAAGTAttagaggaggaacaagagagagaactgGACGCAGCGGCCGTGTTGGGGGCCTCCGATGACACCAGCTGCACCTACGACCAG GGTAACATGAAACGTCAGGCTCTGTATGCCTGTATGACATGTTGCCCAGCAGACAGTGAGCTTTTGGCAGGAGTGTGTCTGGCTTGCAGCTACCACTGTCATGAGGACCATGAACTCGTTGAACTTTACACCAAGAG GCACTTCCGCTGTGATTGCGGCAACTCAAAGTTCTCCCAAAATCCCTGCAAGCTTCTCAAG GACAAGCTGCCAGAAAATCCAGAGAACCACTACAACCATAACTTCAGAGGGTCCTACTGCACCTGCCAGAGACCTTACCCAGATCCTGAAGACACTGTTGAAGATGAGATGAttcagtgttgtgtgtgtgaggattggTACCATGGCCGG CACCAGGGTGGGAAAACTCCTCCAGACAGTGAGTTTGCAGAGATGATTTGCAGCCAGTGCCTTACCAAACATGATTTCCTAGCACATTACCTCGGTCTTACTG TTTCAGTAGTGAAGAGTGAGGATTCTAAAGCATCTGTTGATGTTGAAACTGGTGCTGAAAAGAGTACAAAG AAAGATACCTCTGAGACTGTGAAGAGTGAAGAGAATGAGCCTAAGAGTGGAAAAAAAGTCgccaaggaggaggaaaaagctgatgacaatgctaatgttAAGAAATGTGAATCAGCAG AATGCAAGCTGAAAACTCTGGCCAAGCAAGAACTTCCAGATGGTGCTGGATTCTTTACCATGAATTGGCGAAAGCAGCTGTGCACTTGTGAGGAATGCAAG GCAAAGTATAAATCTGAGGGAGTAATCTTCTTGCTTGACGAGGAAGACACTGTTTCCTTCTATGAAGAAAGTGGAAAGACCCATCAGAGAAGCCACTCGGCACCAGTACAAAGAGAGCTTGAGGCCCTTTCCTCTTTAGATAGAGTCGTCCGCACAGAGATGGTTCATG AGTACAACACTCTGAGCTCGTCCCTGAGAGAGTACCTGCGTAAATTTGCTGAGAACAAGAAGGTGGTTCGAGATGAGGACATTCGCGAATTCTTCTCGCAGCTAACTGCAAACAAGAAGCAACGACCAGGGTCATCTGTCCAGTTGTTCTGCAAGTGA